A region from the Paraurantiacibacter namhicola genome encodes:
- a CDS encoding MFS transporter has protein sequence MTAEAAAPTEVEAAAETARPYPSAAAGWLLVVFLTVGYIFSFVDRYILGLLIEPIKAEFGLSDRSIGWLLSAFTWVYGFVGIFMGWLIDRGRRTWIVAIGMALWSAATIATGMAKNFVQLFAARMGVGVGEATLSPATFSIIGDSFPPEKRGKPIAFYSSALPIGAGLASLLSGAVIAWTAASGSQSVPFLGELSPWRFTLLVVGLPGLVFSAVFFFMREPARRPNVAAPDVISGNGFGDALRYIRDNFALYFGFVMVVCCMTAIAYSQGFLAPTFERTWGWSPQLYATVNGIALLLIGPLNMMIMGTISDKWTAKGVPDAALKLMYIGFFIMVPTAAIPMFMPTAELAFAVLCINTIGIGIVSAIGVTALLVITPAQIRGQVVALYYLAISWFGSLGPIVVGELSSAVFGEQDLRYAVAAVPFIFAIVPLAMMQLTKRRYIVQAERLGQTAG, from the coding sequence GTGACCGCCGAAGCCGCAGCCCCGACAGAGGTGGAAGCTGCCGCCGAAACCGCGCGCCCATATCCCAGTGCCGCAGCGGGGTGGCTGCTCGTCGTGTTCCTGACGGTGGGTTACATCTTCAGCTTCGTGGACCGCTACATCCTCGGCCTGCTGATAGAACCGATCAAGGCGGAGTTCGGGCTTTCCGACCGGTCCATCGGCTGGCTGCTGTCGGCCTTCACCTGGGTCTATGGCTTTGTCGGCATCTTCATGGGCTGGCTGATCGACCGGGGCCGCCGGACATGGATCGTGGCCATCGGCATGGCGCTGTGGTCCGCCGCGACCATCGCCACGGGCATGGCGAAGAACTTCGTCCAGCTGTTCGCCGCGCGCATGGGCGTGGGCGTGGGCGAGGCGACGCTTTCACCCGCCACATTCTCCATCATCGGTGACAGCTTCCCGCCCGAAAAGCGCGGCAAGCCCATCGCTTTTTATTCAAGCGCGCTGCCCATCGGCGCGGGGCTTGCCTCGCTGCTGTCCGGCGCGGTCATTGCGTGGACGGCGGCCAGCGGCAGCCAGAGCGTGCCATTCCTGGGCGAGCTTTCGCCGTGGCGTTTCACCCTGCTGGTCGTGGGCCTGCCCGGCCTCGTCTTCTCGGCGGTGTTCTTCTTCATGCGCGAGCCTGCGCGCCGGCCCAATGTGGCCGCACCCGATGTCATTTCAGGCAATGGCTTCGGCGATGCGCTGCGTTACATCCGCGACAATTTCGCGCTGTATTTCGGCTTCGTCATGGTGGTCTGCTGCATGACGGCCATCGCTTACAGCCAGGGTTTCCTCGCTCCGACATTCGAGCGGACCTGGGGCTGGTCGCCGCAGCTTTACGCCACGGTCAACGGCATCGCCCTGCTGCTGATCGGGCCGCTCAACATGATGATCATGGGCACGATTTCGGACAAATGGACCGCCAAGGGCGTGCCCGATGCGGCGCTGAAGCTGATGTATATCGGCTTTTTCATCATGGTGCCCACCGCCGCGATCCCGATGTTCATGCCCACGGCAGAGCTGGCCTTTGCGGTGCTGTGCATCAACACCATCGGTATCGGTATCGTCTCGGCCATCGGGGTGACGGCGCTGCTGGTTATCACGCCCGCGCAGATCCGCGGACAGGTGGTGGCGCTGTATTACCTGGCGATCAGCTGGTTCGGCTCGCTCGGCCCCATCGTGGTGGGCGAATTGTCGAGCGCGGTATTCGGCGAACAGGATCTGCGCTATGCGGTGGCCGCTGTGCCATTCATTTTCGCCATCGTTCCGCTCGCCATGATGCAGCTGACCAAGCGCCGCTACATCGTTCAGGCGGAGCGGCTGGGCCAGACCGCCGGATGA
- a CDS encoding VOC family protein, which produces MSETEKPPVRFQRANFVVRDLDRALTFYEGVLGFEVTYRLGHNPDSYSIPVFEIPEGAELGFAILSLPGQPRVMALSEIGGIALTDVPHPRRGAIVLETQDPDGVMEASRKLGLKVYEEGELKTYDGRIGREIGIADFDDNLVVIYLIPEDGQ; this is translated from the coding sequence GTGAGTGAAACCGAAAAACCGCCGGTACGCTTCCAGCGCGCCAATTTCGTGGTGCGCGACCTGGACCGGGCGCTGACCTTCTATGAAGGCGTGCTGGGCTTTGAGGTCACTTACCGGCTGGGCCACAATCCGGACAGCTATTCGATCCCCGTGTTCGAGATACCGGAGGGCGCCGAGCTGGGTTTTGCCATCCTCTCGCTGCCCGGCCAGCCGCGCGTCATGGCGTTGAGCGAGATCGGCGGGATTGCACTGACTGATGTGCCGCATCCGCGCCGCGGGGCCATCGTGCTGGAAACGCAGGACCCGGACGGCGTGATGGAAGCCAGCCGCAAGCTGGGCCTGAAGGTCTATGAGGAAGGCGAGCTGAAGACCTATGACGGGCGCATCGGCCGCGAGATCGGGATTGCAGATTTCGACGACAACCTCGTGGTGATTTACCTGATACCGGAGGATGGCCAGTGA
- a CDS encoding nitrilase-related carbon-nitrogen hydrolase, with product MDRRTLLGAGAGLASAVAFDWGAFAAPVAAATQTHHGGALQMRSDGSYATVPLAKQSLSIAVAQTRVVPVELGNIEQTRRANVQHMCDVIDIANGFSGAKDLIAFHEFPITGYRHVWNLDDARRVAIEIPGPETEMLAAKAREYGSYLSFGSYVRDPDWPGRLLSITTIIDDKGEIIAKDWKARNLKGFFPGGRELFTTTIYDVLDEYVERYGRDHVIPIIKTPIGNLYTSSSQLEPELFRAASMKGAEIMLRTATGNYNTLDIRAVSMYNRIWSTIANNSASPENQYYLADSNPGHAGIVGPDGEFAEISETDDETLVYGRIPIGSFRASHRQPIVHSELVMDVFEQYRSPYGPNLIADYQPTDTEDAGRYLRSKTRW from the coding sequence ATGGACAGACGCACATTGCTTGGCGCGGGCGCAGGGCTCGCGAGTGCAGTCGCCTTCGACTGGGGCGCCTTTGCCGCGCCTGTCGCTGCCGCCACGCAAACCCATCACGGCGGCGCCCTGCAGATGCGCAGCGATGGCAGCTACGCCACCGTCCCGCTGGCCAAGCAGAGCCTGAGCATCGCGGTCGCCCAGACGCGCGTCGTGCCGGTGGAGCTGGGCAATATCGAACAGACTCGCCGCGCCAATGTGCAGCACATGTGCGACGTGATCGATATCGCCAACGGCTTTTCCGGGGCGAAGGATCTGATCGCCTTCCATGAATTTCCCATCACCGGATACCGCCATGTCTGGAACCTCGACGATGCGCGGCGCGTCGCGATCGAGATTCCGGGGCCGGAGACGGAGATGCTGGCCGCCAAGGCGCGCGAATACGGCAGCTACCTGAGTTTCGGGTCCTATGTCCGCGATCCGGACTGGCCCGGCCGCCTGCTGTCGATCACCACGATCATCGACGACAAGGGCGAAATCATCGCCAAGGATTGGAAGGCGCGCAATCTGAAGGGCTTCTTCCCCGGCGGGCGCGAGCTGTTCACCACCACGATCTACGACGTGCTGGACGAATATGTCGAACGCTATGGCCGCGACCATGTGATCCCGATCATCAAGACGCCGATCGGCAATCTCTACACCAGTTCCAGCCAGCTGGAGCCGGAGCTGTTCCGCGCAGCATCGATGAAGGGCGCGGAGATCATGCTGCGCACCGCAACGGGCAATTACAACACTTTGGATATCCGCGCGGTCAGCATGTACAACCGCATCTGGTCCACCATCGCCAACAACTCCGCCTCGCCGGAGAACCAGTATTACCTGGCGGACTCCAATCCCGGCCATGCCGGCATCGTGGGCCCGGACGGCGAGTTTGCCGAAATCTCCGAAACCGATGACGAGACGCTGGTCTATGGCCGCATTCCCATCGGCAGCTTCCGCGCCAGCCACCGCCAGCCCATCGTGCATAGCGAGCTGGTGATGGACGTGTTCGAGCAATATCGCAGCCCCTACGGGCCGAACCTTATCGCCGATTACCAGCCCACCGATACGGAGGACGCGGGCCGATACCTGCGCTCCAAGACGCGGTGGTAG
- a CDS encoding DUF1330 domain-containing protein — protein sequence MPAYMIVTCQIHDREAFIAGYGARAAALVEQHGGRYLLRAPGAELLEGDFGDGASMVISEWPDKDAVHRFWNSPEYAEAKKLREPISDCQVLVIEAPSLADAFK from the coding sequence ATGCCCGCCTATATGATCGTCACCTGCCAGATCCATGACCGCGAGGCCTTTATCGCAGGCTACGGCGCCAGGGCCGCCGCCCTGGTTGAGCAGCACGGCGGACGCTACCTGCTGCGCGCGCCGGGGGCGGAATTGCTGGAGGGCGATTTCGGCGACGGGGCCAGCATGGTCATCTCCGAATGGCCGGACAAGGATGCCGTGCACCGTTTCTGGAACAGCCCGGAATATGCCGAGGCAAAGAAGCTGCGTGAGCCGATTTCCGACTGCCAAGTACTGGTGATCGAAGCGCCCAGCCTGGCGGACGCCTTCAAGTGA
- a CDS encoding class I SAM-dependent methyltransferase, producing MAADLPPPYTALTRHEMMPRTTHDEAARFNFLTAFNRYLSGDIGRGNKLAYEKRVLPAIREELGRDPQHRYEIRDAMNRDSWHRMWSALKRNSMEMRQHFGRQVVLRQIDELSAMARQYNEHSGMLELDPAIEQPHYQTAVDIHCQPGGYHGGEHEGDVTVGANYDVGLFATTGGALGGLNDGGGQAVVEWAKKERPDWQPRRILDIGATVGHNAVPIALAYPDAEVIAIDTAAASLRYGAARAAAMGVKNIRFIQASGEDLSRWADGHFDWVQTTMFLHELSSKAMPRLLAEAHRVLTPGGLIFHIEQPQYSDEMPLFEQFMRDWDAFNNNEPFWSAMHGQDLEQVMEDAGFPRERQFVAGVRAVVDPEIFPPSPDDGEEDYGRAAIWNAYGAWKPEAEKAAAA from the coding sequence ATGGCCGCCGATCTCCCGCCGCCCTATACTGCCCTGACCCGGCACGAAATGATGCCGCGCACCACGCATGACGAGGCCGCGCGCTTCAATTTCCTGACCGCCTTCAACCGCTACCTTTCGGGCGATATCGGCCGCGGCAACAAGCTCGCTTACGAGAAGCGCGTGCTGCCTGCGATCCGCGAGGAGCTGGGCCGCGATCCGCAGCATCGCTACGAAATCCGCGATGCCATGAACCGCGATTCCTGGCACCGCATGTGGTCTGCGCTGAAGCGCAATTCCATGGAGATGCGCCAGCATTTCGGGCGGCAGGTGGTGCTGCGCCAGATCGATGAACTGAGCGCCATGGCCCGCCAGTATAACGAGCATTCCGGCATGCTGGAGCTCGACCCCGCCATAGAGCAGCCGCATTACCAGACGGCGGTGGACATCCACTGCCAGCCCGGCGGCTATCACGGCGGGGAGCACGAGGGCGATGTCACCGTTGGCGCCAATTACGATGTCGGCCTGTTTGCCACGACCGGTGGCGCGCTGGGCGGGCTGAACGATGGCGGCGGCCAGGCGGTTGTCGAATGGGCGAAGAAGGAACGGCCCGACTGGCAGCCCCGCCGCATCCTCGATATCGGCGCGACGGTTGGGCACAATGCCGTGCCCATCGCGCTGGCCTATCCCGATGCAGAAGTGATCGCGATTGATACGGCGGCCGCCAGCCTGCGCTATGGCGCGGCGCGCGCGGCGGCGATGGGCGTGAAGAACATCCGCTTCATCCAGGCCTCCGGCGAGGATTTGTCACGCTGGGCGGATGGGCATTTCGATTGGGTGCAGACCACCATGTTCCTGCATGAGCTGTCTTCCAAGGCCATGCCCCGGCTGCTGGCGGAGGCGCACCGCGTCCTGACGCCGGGCGGGCTGATCTTCCACATCGAACAGCCGCAATATTCGGACGAGATGCCGCTTTTCGAACAGTTCATGCGCGACTGGGATGCCTTCAACAATAACGAGCCTTTCTGGTCCGCCATGCACGGGCAGGATCTGGAGCAGGTGATGGAAGACGCCGGTTTCCCGCGCGAACGCCAGTTCGTGGCCGGCGTGCGGGCCGTGGTCGATCCGGAAATCTTCCCGCCTTCCCCCGACGATGGCGAGGAAGATTACGGCCGTGCGGCCATCTGGAATGCCTATGGCGCGTGGAAGCCTGAAGCCGAAAAGGCGGCCGCCGCATGA
- a CDS encoding NADP-dependent oxidoreductase: protein MDRAGAIASFDALAAHAVEEDANCQWRIARRPVGNVEPEDFEWRVTDIPEPGEGEVLLKTLYLGLAPVMRFYMQGTARTGDAGLEIGDVIHGRGVAQVVKSRHPGWREGEIVQGQMGWQTWKVSAMTAQEKFFRMPKNGLPAALGAGVLGMTGLSAHAGFFACGDPKPEDRMVLSGAAGGVGSMVAQMAAKVVGCDVVGMAGGPEKCDFIRSLGCSEAIDYRSEDIPGRLDALRPDGIDLYFDNVGGETLEAVLERLRMHARVVLCGSISEYTRDEPFALPNYTRLRATDSVMRGFFVYNHLDRWDAVMEEMAGWITDGRLKPVQDIEQGFAAMPRALARLYHGGNVGVQCCSVRGEPEEWL from the coding sequence ATGGACCGCGCAGGCGCCATTGCCAGTTTCGACGCGCTGGCCGCCCATGCGGTGGAGGAGGACGCCAATTGCCAATGGCGTATCGCGCGCCGCCCGGTCGGCAATGTGGAGCCCGAAGACTTCGAATGGCGCGTCACCGATATTCCCGAACCGGGCGAGGGCGAGGTGCTGCTGAAGACGCTCTACCTGGGCCTTGCGCCCGTGATGCGCTTCTACATGCAGGGCACGGCGCGGACCGGCGATGCGGGGCTCGAGATCGGCGACGTGATCCACGGGCGCGGCGTGGCGCAGGTGGTAAAAAGCCGCCATCCCGGCTGGCGAGAGGGCGAAATCGTGCAGGGCCAGATGGGCTGGCAGACCTGGAAGGTCAGCGCCATGACGGCGCAGGAGAAGTTCTTCCGCATGCCGAAGAACGGCCTGCCCGCCGCACTGGGGGCAGGCGTGCTGGGCATGACCGGGCTATCCGCCCACGCCGGTTTTTTTGCCTGCGGCGACCCGAAGCCGGAAGACCGCATGGTCCTGTCTGGCGCAGCGGGCGGCGTCGGCTCCATGGTCGCGCAGATGGCGGCCAAGGTCGTGGGCTGCGATGTCGTTGGCATGGCCGGTGGGCCGGAGAAATGCGATTTCATCCGCTCGCTCGGCTGCTCCGAAGCCATCGATTATCGCAGCGAGGACATACCCGGTCGGCTGGACGCTTTGCGCCCCGACGGCATCGACCTGTATTTCGACAATGTCGGCGGGGAAACGCTGGAGGCGGTGCTGGAGCGGCTGCGCATGCATGCCCGGGTGGTGCTTTGCGGTTCCATCAGCGAATATACCCGGGACGAGCCGTTCGCCCTGCCCAATTACACCCGCCTTCGGGCAACCGACAGCGTGATGCGCGGCTTCTTCGTCTACAACCACCTGGACCGCTGGGACGCGGTGATGGAGGAAATGGCCGGCTGGATCACCGATGGCCGGCTGAAGCCCGTGCAGGATATCGAACAGGGCTTTGCCGCGATGCCGCGCGCGCTGGCCCGGCTGTACCATGGCGGCAACGTCGGCGTGCAATGCTGCAGCGTGCGCGGCGAACCGGAGGAATGGCTGTGA
- a CDS encoding winged helix-turn-helix transcriptional regulator codes for MGELHENLREIVDCGLPTALDVIGDKWSFLVLRACYNGFLHFEDFQAQLGIARNILSSRLTKLVDAGILERQPCESDKRRIEYRLTRKGLDLLPAMVALRQWGEKYGGPVLPNPVLVDKQSGQPLAPVVMRSADGRELDYEDLDWAERSDLGLPPSDREGCC; via the coding sequence ATGGGCGAACTGCACGAGAACCTGCGCGAAATCGTCGATTGCGGCCTGCCGACCGCGCTCGATGTGATTGGCGACAAATGGAGCTTCCTTGTCCTGCGCGCCTGCTACAATGGCTTCCTGCATTTCGAGGATTTCCAGGCCCAGCTGGGTATCGCTCGCAATATCCTGTCCAGCCGGCTGACCAAGCTGGTCGACGCGGGCATCCTCGAGCGCCAGCCATGCGAAAGCGACAAGCGAAGGATCGAATACCGCCTGACCCGCAAGGGGCTGGACCTGCTCCCCGCCATGGTCGCGCTGCGCCAGTGGGGTGAGAAATACGGCGGCCCGGTGCTGCCCAATCCCGTGCTGGTGGATAAGCAATCCGGGCAGCCGCTCGCCCCCGTGGTGATGCGCAGCGCAGATGGGCGCGAGCTGGATTACGAAGACCTGGACTGGGCAGAGCGCAGCGACCTTGGCCTGCCGCCATCGGACCGCGAGGGCTGCTGCTGA
- a CDS encoding CC_3452 family protein — MRRSPLILAALSVAGLAMAAAPATARDGGIYYRAELAQPAGDDKVIAKNMLWRCNETRCAAAKSRSRDVVACKRLAKKAGEVVRFSVGGVEMDAATLAQCNA; from the coding sequence ATGCGCCGTTCCCCCCTGATCCTCGCCGCCCTGTCCGTCGCTGGCCTTGCCATGGCCGCTGCCCCCGCGACCGCGCGCGATGGCGGTATCTACTACCGCGCAGAGCTGGCCCAGCCGGCCGGGGATGACAAGGTGATCGCCAAGAACATGCTGTGGCGCTGCAATGAAACGCGCTGCGCCGCCGCCAAGAGCCGCAGCCGCGACGTGGTTGCGTGCAAGCGCCTGGCCAAGAAGGCCGGCGAAGTCGTGCGCTTCAGCGTCGGCGGCGTCGAAATGGATGCTGCCACCCTGGCGCAGTGCAACGCCTGA
- a CDS encoding VOC family protein, producing the protein MTDILKRTTLMVRDADVAADWYEDVLCMSRWMDVPFTLSGTQLAAGKKGDQTRLIIMQAQHDTIGMIGLLEFTDPRRPDIPDELPTEIGFGAPIFVVEAQDCRATVERARARGSRIHSEPREWTVTGADGKRKDMLGAGFWDLDGYFYEANQVVKVHD; encoded by the coding sequence GTGACCGACATCCTCAAGCGCACCACGCTGATGGTCCGCGATGCCGATGTGGCGGCGGACTGGTACGAGGATGTGCTGTGCATGAGCCGCTGGATGGATGTGCCCTTCACCCTGTCGGGCACGCAGCTGGCCGCCGGCAAGAAGGGGGACCAGACGCGCCTGATCATCATGCAGGCGCAGCACGATACCATCGGCATGATCGGCCTGCTGGAATTCACCGACCCGCGCCGCCCCGACATCCCAGATGAATTGCCGACGGAGATCGGCTTCGGTGCGCCCATCTTCGTGGTCGAGGCGCAGGATTGCCGGGCAACCGTGGAACGTGCCCGCGCGCGTGGCTCTCGCATCCATTCCGAGCCGCGCGAATGGACGGTCACCGGTGCAGACGGCAAGCGCAAGGACATGCTGGGCGCGGGCTTCTGGGACCTCGACGGCTATTTCTACGAAGCGAACCAGGTGGTGAAGGTCCACGATTGA